One Triticum dicoccoides isolate Atlit2015 ecotype Zavitan chromosome 4B, WEW_v2.0, whole genome shotgun sequence genomic window carries:
- the LOC119292212 gene encoding uncharacterized protein LOC119292212: protein MAAVMDLDLNCAPPSPEPAPQDHRLAHAMLRQEHAYRHQVEDLHRLYWAQRNLRPDAPFWEQSHDVLYPIPTRSTAMATSSRSHIHTIDPDPSGGKQAIWCGNGVAGSLGAGEGSSARRKPDHGGGVQGRSSGYRRMIDLEKPAMSEDDDDDDDVEILSPARFSDYAKRSAGFVDNSQCYQRENAAAHVRFGSTGSSDTPDSHSPVKAKATASGRMLIDLNIAQEDDLNVCPDSSKNVFCSLLASSRTMQSGEGCSNSSKAFHIGGESSIGSSKGSSITVAASMPAPDSTRGVMARGGICDPQSSSKPFRVEASNHDVRLRGNIQHQHTLDNVSGMSSQASMEIPREEMSVRASGRHSSSSSDLRKIGGQTAVYRECQEESLAVICDDEMEGFDLNVSVGSIELPSMMDSSPREKHASSSDGVDKLLSHYFTEDKVQENISSLECPTVIDQQHMAESMDGKSVRSPDSGVATNRSMSIPETPQGRDYACPRLRPSSNGESNSMNAPITYQVVAEDELLASTAAQTLVSLFTDSAAWITDSHCSNNQADAQDGGDEPQVSLDSFEEGVMNLEALRDDGDSVTVTAPDKDGPSCGIKLRRGRGMRDFQREILPGLVSLARHEICDDLHAIGYEIRKTRQRRAPGDKYGPSTRSRLPRRCSNAWNY from the exons ATGGCCGCCGTCATGGATTTGGATCTCAACtgcgcgccgccgtcgccggagccggcGCCCCAGGACCACCGCCTCGCCCACGCAATGCTCCGCCAAGAACACGCCTACCGCCACCAG GTGGAGGACCTGCACAGGCTGTATTGGGCGCAGAGGAATCTCCGGCCGGATGCCCCCTTCTGGGAGCAATCCCACGACGTCCTCTACCCCATTCCCACCCGTTCCACGGCCATGGCCACTTCCTCCCGATCCCACATCCACACG ATTGATCCGGATCCGTCAGGAGGCAAGCAGGCCATCTGGTGTGGCAATGGGGTCGCAGGGAGTTTGGGTGCTGGGGAGGGTTCTTCTGCCAGGAGGAAACCTGACCATGGTGGTGGTGTGCAGGGGAGGTCGTCTGGTTATCGCCGTATGATCGATCTAGAGAAGCCGGCGATGtccgaggacgacgacgatgatgatgatgtggagATCTTGTCTCCTGCTCGGTTCAGTGACTATGCCAAGCGCAGTGCTGGGTTTGTGGATAATTCCCAGTGTTATCAGAGGGAAAATGCTGCTGCCCATGTCCGTTTTG GTTCAACTGGATCTAGCGATACCCCAGACAGTCATTCACCAGTCAAAGCAAAGGCTACTGCATCTGGCCGCATGCTTATCGACCTGAATATAGCTCAAGAAGATGATTTAAATGTTTGCCCTGATTCTTCCAAAAACGTGTTCTGTTCTCTTTTGGCTAGTTCAAGAACAATGCAATCAGGAGAAGGTTGCAGCAACTCCAGCAAAGCATTCCACATCGGAGGTGAATCTAGCATTGGATCCTCAAAAGGGTCTTCGATCACAGTTGCGGCATCAATGCCGGCCCCAGACAGCACAAGGGGAGTGATGGCCAGAGGAGGTATTTGTGACCCACAGAGCAGTTCTAAGCCTTTCCGTGTGGAGGCTTCAAATCATGACGTGCGTCTCAGAGGAAATATCCAGCACCAACATACGCTAGATAATGTCTCTGGAATGAGTTCTCAGGCCTCTATGGAAATTCCACGTGAAGAGATGTCAGTTAGGGCGAGCGGtcgacattcttcttcttcttcagatttaCGAAAAATAGGAGGACAAACAGCTGTGTATAGGGAGTGCCAAGAGGAGAGTCTAGCAGTAATCTGTGATGATGAAATGGAGGGTTTTGACTTGAATGTGTCAGTTGGAAGCATCGAGCTCCCATCGATGATGGATAGCAGTCCCAGAGAGAAACATGCAAGTAGTAGTGATGGTGTTGACAAGCTTCTAAGTCATTACTTTACTGAGGATAAGGTCCAGGAAAACATTTCTTCCCTTGAATGTCCAACTGTCATAGACCAACAACACATGGCTGAGAGTATGGATGGTAAAAGTGTACGGTCGCCAGACTCTGGAGTTGCAACAAACAGGTCGATGTCGATTCCAGAAACTCCTCAAGGTCGTGACTACGCTTGTCCAAGATTGAGACCATCAAGTAACGGAGAATCAAATTCTATGAACGCGCCCATCACATATCAAGTTGTGGCAGAAGATGAGCTACTAGCGTCCACAGCAGCTCAGACACTCGTTTCCTTATTCACGGATAGCGCTGCGTGGATCACAGACAGCCACTGCAGCAACAACCAGGCAGATGCTCAGGATGGAGGCGATGAACCGCAGGTCTCGCTGGACTCTTTCGAGGAAGGCGTGATGAACCTAGAGGCTCTGAGAGACGACGGTGATTCAGTCACCGTGACAGCGCCGGACAAGGACGGGCCTTCGTGTGGGATCAAGCTGAGGAGAGGGAGGGGGATGAGAGACTTCCAGAGGGAGATATTGCCCGGGCTGGTCTCCCTCGCGAGGCACGAGATATGCGACGACTTGCATGCTATAGGGTATGAGATCAGGAAGACCAGGCAGAGGAGGGCGCCCGGGGACAAGTACGGCCCGTCGACCCGGTCAAGGCTGCCTCGGCGTTGCTCCAATGCATGGAACTACTGA
- the LOC119293037 gene encoding uncharacterized protein LOC119293037 has translation MSTPVTSSAPFRSDTVEPLTGSNFPRWKSQVELCLGCNEFDYALREEKPVAPVAGVTGYAELKKEYDVKMEKWNKSNRIALLIMKATISPDISEALPKKDTAKDFLTEMEEQFKGSDKVYAHELFAKLLQKYTIDGNVRQHILRVVNAFTKLKALECSLSEALLVIIILESLPEEFEQFKVNYNSLKEKWPLSEMTARIVQEEERIMRQKKDHVFHVGSNKRKHDGQGFPKPQKRQVKKEGTKPFNPKAFKGKEAGGSSSAPSSSTAGENACNFCKEEGHYQRDCPGFLKWMNKRGIRYDPNHKRRNKKT, from the exons atgtccactCCCGTGACATCTTCCGCTCCATTCCGGTCCGACACGGTCGAACCACTTACGGGGAGTAACTTCCCTCGTTGGAAGTCCCAAGTCGAATTATGTTTGGGTTGTAATGAATTTGACTATGCCTTGAGGGAAGAAAAACCTGTGGCACCTGTGGCAGGTGTCACAGGGTATGCAGAACTCAAGAAGGAGTATGATGTTAAGATGGAAAAGTGGAATAAGTCCAACCGTATTGCGCTTCTCATCATGAAAGCGACAATATCGCCGGACATTTCTGAAGCACTCCCTAAGAAAGATACTGCTAAAGATTTCCTCACTGAAATGGAGGAGCAATTTAAAGGCTCCGACAAAGTGTATGCTCATGAGCTTTTTGCTAAACTTCTTCAGAAATACACTATTGACGGAAATGTTAGGCAGCACATATTGAGGGTGGTAAATGCTTTCACCAAGCTTAAGGCTTTGGAGTGTTCTTTAAGTGAAGCCCTTCTTGTCATAATTATTCTTGAGTCTCTTCCTGAAGAGTTTGAACAATTTAAGGTCAACTATAACTCTCTAAAGGAAAAATGGCCACTCTCTGAGATGACCGCAAGGATCGTCCAGGAGGAAGAAAGGATCATGAGGCAGAAGAAAGACCATGTCTTTCATGTTGGCTCTAACAAGAGAAAGCATGACGGACAAGGTTTCCCTAAGCCTCAGAAAAGGCAAGTCAAGAAAGAAGGCACTAAGCCATTCAACCCTAAGGCATTCAAGGGTAAAGAAGCCGGTGGTTCTTCTTCTGCTCCTAGCAGCTCCACTGCTGGAGAAAATGCTTGTAACTTCTGCAAAGAAGAGGGACACTATCAAAGGGACTGCCCAGGCTTTCTAAAATGGATGAACAAAAGAG GGATTCGATACGATCCAAACCataagaggaggaacaagaaaacTTAA